Proteins encoded in a region of the Candidatus Hydrogenedentota bacterium genome:
- a CDS encoding MoxR family ATPase translates to MNESVAQLQEILGRTRAEIAKVIIGQEPVVDQALITIFAGQHALVEGVPGVAKTLLVRTLARVLGCDFGRIQFTPDLMPADITGTNVFNLKENAFTLVKGPVFTTFLLADEINRAPAKTQSALLQAMQERCVTIDRETHALDPDFTVFATQNPIEYEGTYPLPEAQKDRFLLKIRMDCPGETDEITLALRSLSAEAPERVLERDAVAPVLTGGALAGCRQALESIAVREEVLRYAVTIVRKTRAYSSILVGAGPRATQAILLASRVHAALRGRDFVTPDDIKYLAGPVLAHRIVLRPEFEIEGLTVDEVLQELLVGVAVPR, encoded by the coding sequence GTGAACGAAAGCGTTGCACAACTGCAGGAGATACTCGGGCGCACCCGCGCCGAGATTGCGAAGGTGATCATCGGCCAGGAGCCCGTCGTAGACCAGGCGCTGATTACGATATTCGCGGGCCAGCACGCGCTGGTCGAGGGCGTGCCCGGAGTCGCCAAGACCCTGCTGGTGCGGACGCTCGCGCGGGTGCTGGGCTGCGACTTCGGCCGGATCCAGTTCACCCCGGATCTGATGCCGGCGGACATCACGGGCACGAACGTGTTCAACCTCAAGGAAAACGCGTTCACGCTGGTGAAGGGCCCCGTGTTTACGACCTTCCTGCTGGCCGACGAGATCAACCGCGCGCCGGCCAAGACGCAAAGCGCGCTGCTCCAGGCGATGCAGGAACGCTGTGTAACCATTGACCGGGAAACCCACGCGCTCGATCCGGACTTCACCGTGTTCGCCACGCAGAACCCCATCGAATACGAGGGCACGTACCCCCTGCCGGAAGCGCAGAAGGACCGGTTTCTGCTGAAGATCCGGATGGACTGTCCGGGGGAGACCGACGAGATCACGCTCGCGCTGCGTTCGCTGTCCGCGGAGGCGCCGGAACGCGTGCTGGAACGGGACGCTGTGGCGCCGGTGCTCACGGGCGGCGCGCTGGCGGGATGCCGCCAGGCGCTCGAGTCCATCGCGGTGCGGGAGGAAGTGCTTCGCTACGCCGTGACCATCGTCCGGAAGACGCGCGCCTACAGCAGCATCCTCGTGGGGGCCGGCCCGCGCGCGACCCAGGCGATTCTTCTGGCGAGCCGGGTGCACGCCGCGCTCCGGGGGCGCGATTTCGTGACGCCGGACGACATCAAGTACCTGGCCGGGCCGGTGCTGGCGCACCGGATCGTGCTGCGGCCGGAATTCGAAATCGAGGGGCTCACGGTGGACGAGGTCCTTCAGGAGTTGCTTGTGGGGGTGGCGGTTCCCCGATGA
- a CDS encoding DUF58 domain-containing protein: MTAPANRLLFWTAWTAIPLAIIAAAAPTLALPCVALALTAALVAVLDLIAGLRYAPALTIQLPEVARFSRMREGAYTATLAVEEPVRPGLTLRVGLLLPPEIAPDDAVQSIRLPGEPGRYSLTWRCTPRERGRFTVSGARLERPSPLGLWTIRCSLPARGEIRVYPNLIEERNRLASVFLNRQGAGIHAQRQVGKGRDFEQLRDYLPGDSFEDIHWKATARRGYPVTKMFQIERTQEIYVVVDASRLSARALPGAAAEPQLEHLLRAALLLGLAAEKQGDFFGLATFSDRVHTFIRAGKGHAHFAQCREALCALQPRLLNPDFEEVCAFLRMRLRRRALVVLLTNLDDPVLAETLTRNLELLSNRHLVLVNMITPPYVRPVFSAEAHGDDDVYAHLGGHLQWQSLRETQRALHRHGVDMHLTAHERLCGDLVAQYVNVKQRQLL, encoded by the coding sequence ATGACGGCCCCCGCGAACAGACTCTTGTTCTGGACCGCCTGGACGGCAATTCCGCTGGCGATCATCGCCGCGGCCGCGCCAACGCTCGCATTGCCATGCGTCGCACTGGCCCTGACCGCCGCGCTGGTGGCCGTCCTGGACCTGATCGCGGGCCTTCGTTATGCGCCGGCGCTCACGATACAGCTCCCGGAAGTTGCGCGATTCTCCCGGATGCGCGAGGGCGCCTATACCGCCACGCTTGCCGTGGAAGAACCCGTGCGCCCCGGGCTCACCTTGCGGGTTGGCCTGCTCCTTCCGCCCGAAATCGCGCCGGATGACGCCGTTCAGTCGATTCGCCTGCCCGGCGAGCCGGGGCGCTATTCCCTGACGTGGCGCTGTACGCCCCGGGAACGCGGGCGCTTCACGGTGTCCGGGGCGCGCCTGGAACGCCCCTCGCCACTTGGCCTCTGGACCATTCGCTGCTCCCTACCCGCCCGGGGGGAGATCCGGGTCTATCCGAACCTGATCGAAGAGCGCAACCGCCTCGCTTCGGTATTCTTGAACCGGCAGGGCGCCGGAATCCACGCCCAGCGCCAGGTGGGCAAGGGCCGGGATTTCGAACAACTGCGCGATTACCTCCCGGGCGACAGTTTTGAAGACATCCACTGGAAGGCCACGGCGCGGCGCGGCTACCCGGTGACGAAGATGTTTCAGATCGAGCGCACCCAGGAGATCTATGTTGTGGTGGACGCCTCGCGCCTGAGCGCGCGCGCGTTGCCCGGGGCGGCGGCGGAGCCCCAACTGGAGCACCTCCTGCGCGCGGCGCTTCTGCTGGGCCTGGCCGCGGAGAAACAGGGCGATTTCTTTGGCCTCGCGACATTCAGCGACCGCGTACACACCTTTATCCGGGCGGGCAAGGGGCACGCCCATTTCGCCCAGTGCCGCGAGGCGCTCTGCGCGCTACAGCCGCGGCTGCTAAACCCCGACTTCGAGGAGGTCTGCGCATTCCTGCGGATGCGGCTGCGGCGCCGGGCGCTGGTCGTATTGCTAACAAACCTGGACGACCCCGTGCTCGCCGAGACCCTGACGCGGAATCTGGAGCTGCTTTCGAACCGGCACCTGGTCCTCGTCAACATGATCACGCCGCCGTATGTCCGGCCCGTCTTCAGCGCCGAAGCGCATGGCGATGACGACGTCTACGCCCACCTCGGCGGACATCTCCAGTGGCAGAGCCTCCGGGAGACCCAGCGCGCGCTGCACCGGCACGGCGTGGACATGCACCTGACGGCGCACGAGCGGCTCTGCGGGGATCTGGTGGCGCAGTACGTCAACGTAAAACAGCGGCAATTACTATGA
- a CDS encoding rhomboid family protein: MASLTHTKCFNHDQREAVARCPSCRRHFCRECVTEHEHRLLCAGCLKAALAEPAERPARIVPFRAFFQFVAALTVLWLVFFAAGQTLLLLPSSFHDAFNGALGNAAPAARDGVEDAP, encoded by the coding sequence TTGGCTTCCCTCACGCACACGAAATGCTTTAATCACGACCAGCGCGAAGCGGTCGCCCGTTGCCCGTCGTGCCGCCGGCATTTTTGCCGGGAGTGCGTGACGGAACACGAGCACCGGCTGCTGTGCGCCGGGTGCCTGAAAGCAGCCCTGGCCGAGCCCGCAGAGCGGCCCGCCCGAATCGTGCCCTTTCGCGCGTTTTTTCAGTTTGTCGCGGCCCTGACCGTGCTTTGGCTGGTTTTTTTCGCCGCCGGTCAAACCCTCCTCTTGCTCCCTTCCAGTTTTCACGACGCGTTCAACGGCGCGCTGGGCAACGCGGCGCCCGCGGCCCGGGACGGCGTGGAGGACGCGCCATGA
- a CDS encoding DUF4350 domain-containing protein, translating to MRFSNAKWVISAGLAALLGFVIAVAAVFRLHAASGEVYAPYSTYRADPQGAMALYEALDALPDTTLERYIRPFDRIPDGQDAALFIAGASLGPDPVEVLENVEAFAMQGGRVVIAFRPLTDRFALNFLLDDLKVRERASKSRDEPDEKPSSDQMDEEPGDEGDSEPPDRSADDQDDTHPEEAPETNHAGDSAAPPDADEAPEDGRAGAKKDEDAKVVDISERWGFSYDFQQAEGGFGAVRAGDRENIEAVLASVSGLYFRGAAPRWDPVYLRPGGSTERPWIVAMEMVLGSGSIVLCSDSYFLSNEALRKHRASGFLAWLAGDRSRILFSEAHLGTQQRDRIMTLVRRYRLHGVLLAAILIGGLFVWKNATALLPRVERAPREAAGSARSHQEGLDNLLVRFIPRGQLLETCMKEWRGHFHGHPRADAVEALHAGLREPGGARETISERYNRLVREMRRRQ from the coding sequence ATGCGGTTCAGTAATGCGAAATGGGTCATATCGGCGGGCCTGGCGGCGCTGCTGGGCTTCGTGATCGCGGTGGCCGCCGTATTCCGGCTGCACGCCGCCTCCGGCGAAGTGTACGCGCCGTACTCCACCTACCGCGCGGATCCCCAGGGCGCAATGGCGCTCTACGAGGCCCTGGATGCGCTGCCAGACACCACGCTGGAGCGGTACATCCGGCCCTTCGATCGCATCCCGGACGGGCAGGACGCGGCGCTGTTTATCGCGGGGGCCAGCCTGGGCCCGGATCCCGTGGAAGTGCTGGAGAATGTGGAGGCCTTCGCGATGCAGGGCGGCCGGGTTGTGATTGCCTTCCGCCCGTTGACCGACCGATTCGCGCTGAACTTCTTGCTGGATGATTTGAAGGTCCGGGAGCGCGCCTCGAAATCGCGCGACGAGCCAGACGAGAAACCCAGTTCCGATCAAATGGACGAAGAGCCCGGCGACGAAGGCGATAGCGAGCCGCCGGACCGTTCCGCGGACGATCAAGACGATACGCATCCCGAGGAGGCCCCAGAAACCAATCACGCCGGTGACTCCGCCGCGCCGCCGGACGCGGACGAGGCCCCAGAAGACGGGCGCGCGGGAGCCAAGAAGGACGAGGATGCGAAAGTGGTCGATATTTCCGAGCGCTGGGGCTTTTCCTACGATTTCCAGCAGGCCGAAGGTGGCTTTGGCGCGGTGCGCGCGGGTGATCGGGAGAATATCGAAGCGGTGCTCGCCTCCGTCTCGGGCCTGTATTTCCGCGGGGCGGCCCCGCGCTGGGATCCGGTTTACCTGCGTCCGGGCGGCAGTACGGAGCGCCCGTGGATCGTGGCCATGGAGATGGTTCTGGGATCGGGCTCCATTGTATTGTGCAGCGACTCCTACTTCTTGAGCAATGAGGCGCTGCGCAAGCACCGGGCGAGCGGATTTCTCGCGTGGCTCGCGGGCGACCGGAGCCGGATCCTGTTCAGCGAGGCGCACCTGGGCACGCAACAACGAGACCGGATTATGACCCTGGTGCGGCGTTACCGCCTGCATGGGGTCCTGCTGGCGGCTATCCTGATCGGCGGCCTGTTTGTGTGGAAGAACGCGACGGCGTTGTTGCCCCGTGTGGAGCGCGCGCCGCGCGAGGCGGCGGGCAGCGCGCGAAGCCACCAGGAAGGGCTGGACAACTTGCTGGTGCGTTTCATCCCTCGGGGACAACTGCTCGAAACGTGCATGAAGGAATGGCGGGGGCATTTTCACGGCCATCCCCGGGCCGATGCGGTCGAGGCGCTTCACGCCGGCCTCCGCGAGCCGGGCGGCGCGCGGGAAACCATCTCGGAACGGTACAATCGTCTCGTGCGCGAAATGAGGCGGCGGCAGTAA